In Helicobacteraceae bacterium, one DNA window encodes the following:
- a CDS encoding phosphatidylserine decarboxylase — protein sequence MRHKYISSAVSYIFGRFAAKAHPKLAQKIINALYVKTLRLDMSEFDPPSAYPTLSALFTRELKITRTLTDDQTAVIAPCDSFITQSGAIETNTLFQIKGMPYSIFSLLPHIEKERLQSFDGGYYANFYLSPRDYHRYHAPLLLTLNYLTHIPGALLPVNTPFLRRKSNLFCENERAVLEGTDSNNKRWILVFVGALNVGKIRFERMPAFQTNVGARLIKSFKLDGEVKRGDLLGYFEMGSTIVLIAEKDAARFTIEANQKIRFGERIATV from the coding sequence ATGCGTCATAAATATATTTCAAGCGCCGTTTCGTATATATTCGGTCGCTTCGCCGCCAAAGCGCACCCTAAACTAGCGCAAAAGATTATTAACGCTTTATACGTCAAAACTTTACGCTTAGATATGAGCGAGTTTGATCCGCCTTCGGCTTATCCGACGCTTAGCGCGCTCTTTACCCGCGAGCTAAAAATTACGCGAACGCTTACAGACGATCAAACGGCTGTGATCGCGCCGTGCGATAGCTTTATTACGCAAAGCGGCGCGATCGAGACAAATACGCTTTTTCAAATAAAGGGAATGCCATACTCTATTTTTTCTCTACTGCCGCATATAGAAAAAGAGAGATTACAAAGTTTTGACGGCGGTTATTACGCGAATTTTTATCTCTCGCCGCGCGATTATCATCGCTACCACGCCCCCCTCTTGCTGACGCTTAACTATTTGACGCATATTCCGGGCGCGCTTCTGCCCGTTAATACCCCCTTTTTGCGCCGAAAATCGAATCTTTTTTGCGAAAACGAACGCGCCGTATTAGAAGGGACGGACAGTAATAATAAACGATGGATTTTAGTATTTGTCGGCGCGTTAAACGTGGGCAAAATACGTTTTGAACGTATGCCCGCCTTTCAGACCAACGTCGGAGCTAGGCTTATTAAATCGTTTAAGCTAGACGGCGAAGTTAAACGCGGCGATCTGTTGGGCTACTTTGAGATGGGATCGACGATAGTCCTGATCGCCGAAAAAGACGCGGCGCGTTTTACGATTGAAGCTAATCAAAAAATACGATTTGGCGAACGGATCGCGACGGTATAA